CGTCGACTGGGGATACATCAGATGGAATCACGAAACGATCTCGATCAGTTTTGGAAGGGTTCCACAGAGGTGGGGCCCCTGCAGATTCACTCAGCTGCTTATCTCAGACAACAGTCCTCCACTCGATATGCTGAAAGTGGGATTCAGCCTCTGGAACATTCTGGAATTCACCGGTTTCACTTCAACTATTAACAGTGATTCCTGTACATACCTGACCGCCCACAGGCTTGATATAAAACCCCTTCATAATCTTAGAATCGGTCTCAGCGAGTCAATACTCTTCAAGGCGAATGGGCTGGATTTCGCATACATGAATCCTGTTATTCCATGGTATCCCGTTCAATGGAATGAACGTGTTGACGACAACGCGTTCCTCACTTTTGACGCAACATGGATACCCTTGAACGGAGTTGAAACCTACGGAGAATTGCTTATTGACGATATTCAGTACGAGAACACGCACAACAGACCGAACAAATTGGCTTGGACAGCAGGCATTTCAGCCTTCCTGCCGTCATTGCAGCTGGGCACTGTGGCTGAATACACCAGAATCGACAGATACGTCTACAGTCAGCGGGAACCACGTAACTACTACCTGCATGACGGTTCGATCATCGGGTCAGAACTTGGCCCCGACGCTGACAGGATCACCCTCTCAATCGGAACTCCAGCTCTCTGGCCTCTTCTGACGGAGGTGACTCTGGATCATACCAGACATGGCGAGGGTACCGTTCAGGAAGGCTGGCCGGATTCGGTACAGACAGGCGGGAGATTTCCGTCCGGAATCGTGGAATACTCGACAGGAGCTGAATTGCACCTGAGCTGGTATCCGCTGGATTTCCTGGAGGCTCACGGGAAAGTCAGGAACACATGGATCAGAAATCAGGATCATGTTTCCGGAGAAACAGACTCTGATATCATATCCTCACTCGAATTCATCTGGACCTGGTAAAAAACGACTTCCAGCAAGGGACGTACCACACTTCTTCAACTTGTGAAGCAGTATTTGATCTAGTTGAGGGGATTTCCGTAGATTCCCGGTGTGCTACCCTCGATTACTCTTGCGTCGCATATACTCCTGAAAAAATCCACGGGACCGGCAT
This genomic interval from Candidatus Aegiribacteria sp. contains the following:
- a CDS encoding capsule assembly Wzi family protein; the protein is MSAAVISLVLMIGSVKQTGLPLEDPLNWWIYMFETVTGEILPGSFPATDAEELFTEIISTEGFEKIGKHILSRSLPPGNLPGENGFKMAVQGTIAGEILYSEDAFETRCGATGRIFADILPSLFMDERLSIWAGSDENPPDYFTPFHKGAEPGRHLYVDWGYIRWNHETISISFGRVPQRWGPCRFTQLLISDNSPPLDMLKVGFSLWNILEFTGFTSTINSDSCTYLTAHRLDIKPLHNLRIGLSESILFKANGLDFAYMNPVIPWYPVQWNERVDDNAFLTFDATWIPLNGVETYGELLIDDIQYENTHNRPNKLAWTAGISAFLPSLQLGTVAEYTRIDRYVYSQREPRNYYLHDGSIIGSELGPDADRITLSIGTPALWPLLTEVTLDHTRHGEGTVQEGWPDSVQTGGRFPSGIVEYSTGAELHLSWYPLDFLEAHGKVRNTWIRNQDHVSGETDSDIISSLEFIWTW